The following proteins are co-located in the Maridesulfovibrio sp. genome:
- a CDS encoding HAD family hydrolase: protein MESSLDFSAVIFDLDGTLLDTLSDIAAAGNSALESMGYPTHPVDAYRKFVGDGAKKLAWRVLPEDKQNQEDYDQFVPVLLKEFEDKLNTQVRPYAGIPEVLADFIAAGKTIAILSNKPHEHAVESAAKFLPQIEFFAVYGGRKDVPLKPEPDAALELAEKMGVSPQQTLFIGDTDVDVKTGVNAGMISIGAGWGFRGESELVKAGANIVLDTPADLVSLL, encoded by the coding sequence ATGGAAAGTTCACTTGATTTTTCAGCTGTTATTTTTGATTTGGATGGAACCCTGCTTGATACATTAAGTGATATCGCCGCAGCAGGAAACTCCGCTTTGGAGTCTATGGGGTATCCGACCCATCCGGTAGATGCATATCGCAAGTTTGTTGGTGATGGTGCAAAAAAACTGGCATGGCGGGTGCTGCCTGAAGACAAGCAGAATCAGGAAGATTACGATCAGTTTGTACCGGTTCTGCTCAAGGAATTTGAAGATAAATTGAATACGCAGGTACGTCCTTATGCCGGAATTCCTGAGGTGCTTGCTGATTTTATTGCCGCCGGGAAAACGATCGCTATCCTTTCCAATAAGCCCCATGAGCACGCTGTTGAATCAGCAGCAAAGTTTCTTCCGCAAATAGAATTTTTTGCTGTTTACGGCGGACGCAAGGATGTTCCCCTTAAACCTGAACCTGACGCAGCTCTTGAACTTGCGGAGAAGATGGGTGTTTCACCGCAACAGACCTTGTTCATCGGTGATACAGATGTGGATGTAAAAACCGGAGTGAATGCAGGCATGATCTCTATCGGAGCCGGTTGGGGTTTTCGCGGTGAAAGTGAGCTTGTAAAGGCCGGGGCTAATATTGTGCTGGATACTCCTGCTGACTTAGTGTCCCTGCTTTAA
- a CDS encoding D-lyxose/D-mannose family sugar isomerase: MKRSEINALITKAKDFYAGHHFNLPKWAFWGPEDWKGKGDSEVVRNMLGWDLTDYGKGEFDKLGLILFTIRNGNLQTGDPKPYAEKIMILREGQLCPMHFHWSKREDIINRAGGNLVIKLYGSNEDESMSDQPLEVSVDGFVRTVEPGGVIVLEPGESICLEPGMYHCFYCEEGTGDVMVGEVSAVNDDNIDNRFHEPLPRFPKVDEDEEPIHLLVTDYANYV, from the coding sequence ATGAAAAGAAGTGAAATAAACGCATTGATCACCAAGGCCAAAGATTTTTACGCCGGACACCACTTCAACCTTCCCAAATGGGCATTCTGGGGACCGGAAGACTGGAAGGGGAAAGGCGACAGCGAAGTTGTACGCAATATGCTCGGCTGGGACCTGACCGATTACGGCAAAGGCGAATTCGACAAGCTGGGCCTGATCCTGTTCACCATCCGCAACGGCAACCTCCAGACCGGAGACCCCAAACCTTATGCGGAAAAAATCATGATTCTGCGCGAAGGCCAGCTCTGTCCCATGCATTTCCACTGGTCCAAACGGGAAGACATAATCAACCGTGCAGGCGGCAATCTGGTCATCAAGCTCTACGGCTCCAATGAAGATGAATCCATGTCCGACCAGCCTCTGGAAGTGAGCGTGGACGGCTTTGTGCGCACAGTTGAACCGGGTGGTGTGATTGTACTTGAACCGGGTGAATCCATCTGCCTTGAACCGGGCATGTATCATTGCTTTTACTGCGAGGAAGGAACCGGAGATGTCATGGTCGGCGAGGTTAGCGCAGTTAATGATGACAACATCGACAACCGCTTCCACGAGCCTCTGCCCCGTTTTCCTAAAGTGGATGAGGATGAAGAACCGATTCACCTGCTGGTTACCGATTATGCGAACTATGTATAA
- a CDS encoding extracellular solute-binding protein: MKQSLIKLCLVFAAVVLLAVPQVSQAKELKGDLEIFSWWAGDEGPALQALIGLYKGQYPNVNVIDATVTGGSGVNARAVLKTRMLGGEPPDSFQVHAGQELIGTWVKSDRMEDLTFLFKEEGWMDAFPKGLIKLIGTDKGIWSVPVNVHRSNVMWYIPANLKKWGVEVPKNWNDFLKIAPKLQKEGIVPLAMGQNWTATHLWESVVIASIGAEKWNDLWSGKMKFDSPEMIKAWELFGKILPYTNKDAASLSWQQATDMVIDGRAAFNIMGDWAAGYMSTTKKMVPGKDFGWIASPDTEGVFIFLADSFGLPKGAPNRDNAIAWLKLLGSKKGSDTFNPLKGSISARTDTDLSKYNVYLQSAAKDFAKDAVAASLIHGAAANETFVGSFAQVMEMFLKTKNAKATAMACQQLADKAKLGQ; this comes from the coding sequence ATGAAACAGTCCCTGATTAAACTTTGCTTGGTGTTCGCAGCGGTCGTGCTGCTGGCAGTTCCGCAGGTCTCTCAGGCCAAAGAACTCAAAGGCGACCTTGAAATTTTCTCTTGGTGGGCAGGTGATGAAGGCCCGGCCCTGCAGGCTCTGATCGGTCTCTACAAAGGCCAGTACCCCAATGTAAACGTCATCGACGCTACTGTTACCGGCGGTTCCGGTGTTAACGCAAGAGCCGTACTGAAAACCCGTATGCTCGGTGGTGAGCCGCCGGACAGCTTTCAGGTTCACGCAGGTCAGGAACTCATCGGTACATGGGTTAAATCCGACCGTATGGAAGACCTGACCTTCCTGTTCAAAGAAGAAGGCTGGATGGATGCATTCCCCAAGGGTCTGATCAAGCTGATCGGTACCGACAAAGGCATCTGGTCCGTTCCGGTGAACGTTCATCGCTCCAACGTGATGTGGTACATTCCTGCCAACCTGAAAAAATGGGGTGTGGAAGTACCCAAGAACTGGAATGATTTCCTGAAAATCGCTCCCAAACTCCAGAAAGAAGGTATAGTTCCCCTTGCCATGGGCCAGAACTGGACCGCAACCCACCTCTGGGAATCCGTTGTTATCGCATCCATCGGTGCTGAAAAATGGAATGACCTATGGTCCGGTAAGATGAAGTTCGACAGCCCTGAAATGATCAAGGCTTGGGAACTCTTCGGTAAAATCCTGCCCTACACCAACAAAGACGCTGCATCCCTTTCCTGGCAGCAGGCAACCGATATGGTTATTGATGGCCGTGCAGCATTCAACATCATGGGTGACTGGGCCGCAGGTTATATGTCCACCACCAAAAAAATGGTTCCCGGTAAAGACTTCGGCTGGATTGCATCCCCTGACACCGAAGGAGTATTCATCTTCCTCGCCGACTCCTTCGGCCTGCCCAAGGGCGCACCCAACCGTGACAACGCAATCGCATGGCTGAAACTGCTCGGTTCCAAGAAAGGCAGTGACACCTTCAACCCCCTCAAGGGTTCCATCTCCGCCCGCACCGACACCGACCTGAGCAAGTACAACGTGTACCTGCAGTCCGCAGCAAAAGACTTTGCTAAAGACGCAGTTGCCGCTTCCCTGATCCACGGCGCAGCAGCAAACGAAACCTTCGTAGGCAGCTTCGCACAGGTTATGGAAATGTTCCTGAAGACCAAAAATGCCAAGGCAACCGCCATGGCCTGCCAGCAGCTGGCCGACAAAGCCAAGCTTGGTCAATAG
- a CDS encoding HDOD domain-containing protein — MKVFVGDLKVGMRLLEDVKGANGRFLLAADTILEEQHLRIFNIWGVSEVEVLGGNRAGEDDTEPDPHLQAQAEEYVEGVFAYANMSVAPMKVLKEACIKHFVGELEKGNALPEILMPIGGDLDIPDAPLFESAGVFLKSGIRLAAFPDIYYKIMETLNDPGAGSENLADIISKDSGLSAKLISLVNSPLYGFDLPVESLSRAVSLVGTDGVCQLALSVSVMEAFKGEHNVGFSMEDFWKHSLACAVFCRILAQQVPGISQDKCFVVGMLHDIGQLIMLQQYSEKIDLAFQLRMSRKISYCKAESIVFGFDHCELAGKLFELWNIPPSITAGVVGHHGGRSGKLCIESAICSVADAMAVAMQYGTDSFGLINTPYPGSWDALGLPDGAVVTTLSKARRQIADILAIFGG, encoded by the coding sequence ATGAAAGTTTTTGTAGGTGACTTGAAAGTAGGAATGCGTCTGCTGGAGGACGTTAAAGGGGCTAATGGCCGTTTTCTGTTGGCGGCTGATACGATACTTGAAGAGCAGCATCTGCGGATTTTCAATATATGGGGTGTTAGCGAAGTAGAGGTCCTTGGCGGAAACAGAGCCGGAGAAGATGATACAGAACCTGATCCCCACCTGCAGGCGCAGGCAGAGGAATATGTGGAGGGAGTTTTCGCATATGCTAATATGTCTGTGGCTCCCATGAAGGTTTTGAAAGAAGCCTGCATTAAGCACTTTGTTGGAGAGTTGGAAAAGGGTAATGCCTTACCTGAAATTTTGATGCCCATAGGCGGTGATCTCGATATACCTGATGCTCCCCTTTTTGAAAGTGCCGGTGTATTTTTAAAGAGCGGTATCCGGTTGGCAGCCTTCCCGGACATTTACTACAAGATTATGGAGACCCTCAACGACCCCGGAGCCGGATCGGAAAATCTTGCGGATATCATTTCCAAGGATTCGGGCTTGAGCGCAAAATTGATCAGTCTGGTCAACAGCCCGTTGTACGGTTTTGATCTTCCGGTTGAATCCTTGAGTAGGGCCGTTTCATTGGTCGGAACAGATGGAGTCTGTCAGCTTGCCTTAAGTGTTTCGGTTATGGAGGCTTTTAAGGGAGAACATAATGTCGGTTTCTCCATGGAAGATTTTTGGAAGCACTCATTAGCTTGCGCTGTGTTTTGCCGCATTTTGGCCCAGCAGGTTCCCGGGATTTCACAGGATAAATGTTTTGTCGTCGGGATGCTCCATGATATCGGGCAGCTGATTATGCTGCAGCAGTATTCGGAAAAGATAGATTTGGCCTTCCAGCTGCGTATGTCCCGCAAGATCAGTTATTGCAAAGCAGAATCCATTGTTTTTGGGTTTGATCATTGTGAGCTGGCCGGAAAACTTTTTGAACTCTGGAATATACCGCCGTCAATTACTGCCGGGGTAGTCGGGCATCACGGGGGCCGATCCGGTAAGCTCTGCATAGAGTCTGCAATATGTTCAGTCGCGGATGCCATGGCTGTCGCAATGCAATACGGAACAGACAGTTTCGGCCTGATAAACACCCCTTACCCCGGATCGTGGGATGCTCTTGGCCTTCCTGACGGCGCTGTTGTAACTACCCTCTCGAAGGCTAGACGGCAGATTGCGGACATTCTTGCCATATTCGGAGGTTAG
- a CDS encoding carbohydrate kinase, giving the protein MKQLFIVGLGEILFDVLADSEEIGGAPVNFAYHAGRLGADGAAISTLGDDDRGRRATYELMNRELCLSGVSIDPDHETGYVEARLDDQGVATYYFPDDIAWDHLKLNDTAMGFAAQADAICFGTLAQRSAESRKAIQTFLDAAPQALKIYDMNLRQNFYSKEIIAESLERADVLKLNDDEIKVIAPMFGLEGSERDMLKTLHDNFALKCSVLTRGNKGSLIISEKGEIDHPGIELTKISDTIGAGDSFTAAVTLGLLLGHSLKEISDHANRLAAHVCSCKGAMPVIPAEYKLIK; this is encoded by the coding sequence GTGAAACAACTATTCATCGTCGGACTTGGCGAAATACTATTTGACGTACTGGCAGATTCAGAAGAAATCGGCGGAGCTCCGGTCAATTTTGCATACCATGCGGGGCGGCTGGGCGCAGACGGTGCAGCCATCTCCACTCTCGGAGATGATGATCGAGGACGGCGTGCCACATATGAACTCATGAACCGCGAACTCTGCCTTTCGGGGGTAAGCATTGATCCGGACCATGAGACCGGATACGTGGAAGCCCGCCTGGATGACCAGGGGGTTGCAACCTACTATTTCCCGGACGACATTGCATGGGATCATCTGAAACTTAATGACACCGCCATGGGCTTTGCAGCTCAGGCGGATGCTATCTGCTTCGGCACCCTTGCCCAGCGCAGTGCGGAATCACGAAAAGCTATTCAGACTTTTCTGGATGCCGCCCCACAGGCATTAAAAATCTATGACATGAACCTGCGCCAGAATTTTTACAGCAAGGAAATCATCGCCGAATCACTTGAACGGGCCGATGTGCTGAAACTGAACGATGATGAAATTAAAGTCATCGCTCCCATGTTCGGTCTTGAAGGCAGCGAGCGCGATATGCTCAAAACACTGCATGATAACTTCGCTCTGAAATGCTCGGTGCTGACCCGCGGCAATAAGGGCAGTCTGATCATCAGCGAAAAAGGTGAAATTGATCATCCCGGCATTGAATTGACAAAAATTTCAGATACCATAGGCGCAGGCGATTCATTCACCGCTGCGGTGACTCTCGGATTGCTGCTGGGGCATTCTCTGAAAGAAATCAGTGATCATGCCAACAGGCTGGCTGCCCATGTCTGTTCCTGCAAAGGAGCCATGCCTGTGATCCCCGCAGAATATAAGTTAATAAAATAA
- a CDS encoding response regulator, protein MKFLVVEDDFVSRSFLQLFLNKIGEVDVAVNGAEALDVYKAALEKNEPFQYVFMDIMMPEKNGLDAAREIREIERDFKVLPSEEAVIVMVTALSDVKTVFEAFSKSEATDYIVKPLTAEVLTAKLKELGILD, encoded by the coding sequence ATGAAGTTTTTGGTTGTTGAAGATGACTTTGTTTCAAGGAGTTTTTTACAGCTATTTCTTAATAAGATTGGAGAAGTCGATGTCGCTGTGAACGGGGCCGAGGCCTTGGATGTGTACAAGGCGGCTTTAGAGAAGAATGAACCGTTCCAGTATGTTTTCATGGATATAATGATGCCGGAAAAAAACGGACTGGATGCTGCAAGGGAGATAAGGGAAATAGAACGTGATTTCAAGGTTCTCCCGTCCGAAGAGGCCGTAATAGTAATGGTGACTGCCCTTTCGGACGTCAAAACTGTATTCGAAGCATTCAGCAAGAGTGAGGCTACGGATTATATTGTTAAGCCGCTGACAGCCGAGGTTCTGACAGCTAAGTTGAAAGAATTGGGGATTCTTGATTAA
- a CDS encoding sugar ABC transporter permease — MREASLDRLKAFLTLLPSIILVAVFVYGFIGNTIWISMTDWGGTGALALDPQKNFIGLDNYVDLFNGFLSGGFRQDLVNAVYYSVMLLAGAIGLGMFIAILLDQKPKGEDILRTIFLYPMSLSFIVSGTIWRWLLAPQGGVNVLPTYFGFDALDFQWTSSTKAILEFNWQNIIQILLYVAAFILILIGLFLLKGNPQKAVKRWLGPSVIIGAFAWLGGSLFPQALFMEEMHGFNLATLGIIIATVWQYAGYTMALYLAGFNGISQDLRDAAMLDGASSTDYYRHVAIPMLKPITISAVIILSHISLKMFDIIFAMTGPDNAQTGHPALNMYMTTFRANDFARGAAIAIVLFLVAGTFIVPYVISQYKQRRRG; from the coding sequence ATGAGGGAAGCATCACTGGACAGATTGAAGGCGTTTTTAACCCTTCTGCCATCAATTATCCTTGTCGCCGTTTTTGTATACGGTTTTATCGGCAACACCATCTGGATTTCCATGACCGACTGGGGTGGGACAGGAGCACTGGCTCTTGATCCGCAAAAAAATTTCATCGGTCTGGATAACTACGTAGACCTGTTCAACGGCTTTCTTTCCGGGGGGTTCAGGCAGGACCTTGTTAACGCAGTGTACTACTCTGTTATGCTGCTTGCCGGAGCCATCGGCCTTGGAATGTTCATCGCTATCCTGCTGGACCAGAAACCCAAGGGCGAGGATATCCTGAGAACAATTTTCCTCTATCCCATGTCCCTCTCTTTCATTGTATCCGGTACCATCTGGCGCTGGCTTCTGGCACCGCAGGGCGGGGTCAACGTGCTGCCCACCTATTTTGGGTTCGATGCCCTTGATTTCCAGTGGACCTCATCCACAAAAGCCATTCTTGAATTCAACTGGCAGAACATAATTCAAATCCTGCTCTACGTCGCAGCATTCATCCTGATTCTGATCGGGCTGTTCCTGCTCAAAGGCAATCCGCAAAAAGCAGTCAAACGCTGGCTCGGTCCCAGCGTGATAATCGGAGCCTTCGCATGGCTGGGCGGTTCCCTGTTTCCCCAAGCCCTGTTCATGGAAGAAATGCATGGCTTCAACCTCGCAACACTGGGCATCATCATTGCCACAGTCTGGCAGTACGCAGGCTATACCATGGCCCTATACCTTGCCGGATTCAACGGAATTTCACAGGACCTGCGTGACGCAGCAATGCTTGATGGAGCCAGCAGCACCGACTATTACCGTCACGTTGCCATCCCCATGCTTAAGCCGATCACCATCAGTGCGGTAATCATCCTCTCGCACATCTCGCTGAAGATGTTCGACATCATTTTCGCCATGACCGGACCGGACAATGCCCAGACCGGACACCCGGCCCTGAATATGTACATGACCACCTTCAGGGCCAACGACTTTGCCCGGGGCGCAGCCATCGCCATCGTTCTTTTCCTCGTGGCAGGAACATTCATCGTTCCGTATGTAATCAGCCAGTACAAGCAAAGGAGAAGGGGATAA
- a CDS encoding GAF domain-containing protein, whose translation MDEKKLIRFQQQQIKALQDEKAAAMEALDLARELGTITSLSPQQSSLEKLLQDICDRAHRMIPFQSCAVYLVDNETQDFVRVRSCLDSAAALEGEIDLLIADQSFAYALQSDGPVFFLDSSGDNHILLHALLTPFRVRGMFAGLMQQSKEEILDTTLKLFSVFMLSAVNALENYETHEIMRNHSLELKRMVQQRTQDLVDAYDRLDITLKSMQAGVMVVEAENYRIVDVNPKALEMMGREWDEVVGAECFDVICTACKGSCPIVDRGLEESNEEHTIERKDGTHIPIQKTVSRVMIDGKLHMVENFIDISEQKKLADLKEHVDRIVRHDLKVPLNGIIGLPDLLLKDDEANLTESQREILEYIQISGYKLLNMINLSLDLYKMETGSYEYRPAVADIYSIARSVVKDLFELVRYKKLTIREQFEGRGVDGDFSFNIRCDEFLTYSLLSNILKNAVEASPSDEDITFDVRVIGGNVVIRIHNMGAVPESIRDTFFDKYVTADKSDGTGLGTYSAKLIAETMGGSISYESSTEKGTSIMIDFPGMDG comes from the coding sequence GTGGACGAAAAAAAATTGATACGATTTCAACAGCAGCAGATTAAAGCCCTTCAGGACGAGAAAGCTGCAGCTATGGAAGCTTTGGATCTGGCTCGGGAATTGGGGACCATAACATCACTTTCCCCACAGCAGTCCTCGCTGGAAAAATTGCTGCAGGATATCTGTGACCGCGCTCATAGGATGATTCCGTTCCAGTCTTGTGCGGTTTATCTTGTGGATAATGAAACGCAGGATTTTGTGCGGGTCCGGTCATGCCTTGACAGTGCAGCAGCCTTGGAAGGAGAAATAGATTTACTTATTGCGGATCAGTCCTTTGCTTATGCCTTGCAGTCTGATGGACCGGTGTTTTTTCTCGATTCCAGCGGTGACAATCACATCTTGCTTCATGCTCTTCTTACGCCGTTCAGGGTGCGGGGAATGTTTGCAGGGTTAATGCAGCAGAGCAAGGAAGAGATTTTGGATACAACTCTGAAGCTGTTTTCAGTGTTTATGCTTTCCGCGGTAAATGCCCTTGAGAATTACGAAACCCACGAGATTATGCGAAACCATAGTTTGGAACTTAAACGTATGGTTCAGCAGCGTACTCAGGATCTGGTCGATGCTTATGATCGTTTAGATATTACATTGAAGTCCATGCAGGCCGGTGTGATGGTGGTGGAAGCGGAAAATTACAGAATTGTTGATGTAAATCCCAAGGCCCTTGAGATGATGGGCAGGGAGTGGGACGAGGTTGTCGGGGCAGAATGTTTTGATGTGATCTGTACCGCATGCAAAGGGAGTTGTCCTATTGTGGATCGCGGTTTGGAAGAAAGCAATGAAGAGCATACTATCGAACGAAAAGACGGCACACACATTCCGATCCAGAAAACCGTAAGCCGGGTCATGATTGATGGTAAGTTGCATATGGTTGAAAATTTTATTGATATTAGTGAACAGAAAAAACTTGCTGATTTGAAGGAGCATGTTGACCGCATTGTACGCCATGATCTTAAAGTTCCATTGAACGGGATTATCGGACTTCCTGATTTACTATTGAAGGATGATGAAGCTAACCTTACCGAAAGTCAGCGGGAAATATTGGAGTACATACAGATATCCGGCTATAAACTATTAAATATGATCAATCTTTCTCTTGATCTCTACAAGATGGAAACAGGTTCCTATGAATACAGGCCTGCTGTAGCAGACATATATTCGATAGCCCGGTCTGTGGTTAAGGATCTGTTTGAGCTGGTCAGGTATAAGAAGTTGACTATAAGGGAACAGTTCGAAGGTAGGGGCGTTGATGGAGATTTTTCATTTAATATTCGCTGTGATGAATTTCTTACCTATTCGCTTTTGTCCAATATTTTGAAAAATGCCGTGGAAGCTTCTCCGTCAGATGAGGATATCACTTTTGATGTCCGGGTGATTGGCGGAAATGTGGTCATACGGATTCATAATATGGGCGCAGTACCTGAAAGTATTCGGGATACTTTTTTTGATAAATACGTTACCGCCGACAAGTCCGATGGAACAGGGCTGGGCACTTATTCTGCAAAGTTGATCGCTGAAACCATGGGCGGAAGTATTTCCTATGAAAGTTCAACTGAGAAAGGGACCTCAATTATGATCGATTTTCCGGGGATGGATGGTTGA